ACTCTTTATTTAGTTTTAATTTAAAGCCCTTAAAGTCGTCGTTCAATATACCATTTCAATATTTTTCAAAACATAATTCATTTCCTACCAATCCCAAACCGGATAATCTTGCAATTCCCGTTCTTGTCACAAGAAAGATCTATAGAATATATATAATTTCCGTAATCGATACCGATATATCCATAGTCACCCATTTTAAAGTAATCACTAATCTCAACCTTTGGATTCATAAAGGCTTCTCGAAAGGAAACGATTCCAGGAAAAGTTTCCTGGAATTCTTTCTGCATCACTTCGTTTTTAAAAATTAAATCTTTGGCGCTCTCTTTAATTCCATCTTTTAAAAAGTCTTTTCTTTTAGGAGGGGCGCCGTGATCCGACCCGTCAGGCAAAGCAATATACCATTCGTCTATTTCGAAGCTGTAAGTTGTATCTAAGAACGACATCAGCTCTTCCGGTTTGTTCTCTCTTAGTATCCTCACAATCTGCTGAGTAGTCGGATGTGCATTTTGTAATGAAACTGGGCTTACTTTTTTCGTTTTCACTTCTTCCTCCTTTGGCTCCTGTTTGCAAAAACAGGAAATAAAAATCAAAAATATTAAAATACTCTTGTACATTGTTTTCATTATATTCTCCTTAATTTTCTCCTCGCATCCATTTGTAGATATCACTACGAGTATAGGGGTTATCTTTCCCCCTATCATTATTTTTCATCCATTTGTCCGTCACTTCCACATGCAAATGGGCTCCATCCGACAATCCTACTTTTTCATTTGTTCTACCTAAATACGTTCCTGCTGAAAATATTACTGCTTTTTCAAAATGGATCCGTTAGCAAATACAGTCGGAATTTTAAGATTTTCTTGTGAATTAGTTTTTTCAACCAAGAAGGTTTGTTCTGGCCTGGGAAAAAACTCGACTTTCATATCGTTATTTTTGAGAATATGAAAACTTAAAAGCAAAGACTTTTCATTTGAAGTTAAGATTCTACAATAGTATTTTTTATTACAGACTATTTTAACATTTTTAAATATTGCACCATCCGGACCTTCGATTATATGAAATTCATAACTATTATTTATTTTTACAAATTTCATATAAGTAGTAGCATACTCGCTACCATCAGTCCATATCCCATTAAACAAAGTATTTATTGATAATACATTTGGCGTATTTAAACTCATGCTATCCTCCTGACTATAATTGGTCTCCTTACATTGAAAAACGAAAATCAATGTAAGGAATAATATATTAATTTTTTTTATCATTTTAATCACTCCGGATGGTCTTGAATCCATTGATTCCAATTAAACGTTGCAGGATTTTGATGAGTAGTTTGAGAGATATAAGCTCTCGGATTAACATTAAATCCTGTCCTAACTTCGTAATGCATATGCGCTCCAAAGGAATTACCTGAATTTCCAACATTTGAAATAACCTGTCCTCTTGTGACAGAATCACCTACTTTTACAAATACATTTGAGTTGTGACCGTATAATGTGAATATACCGTTATTATGTTGAACAAGTACAAAAGCACCATACCCACCACCATTCTGATTATTTTCATAATTACGACTTAAAGCAATAACTCTACCATCAGCGACAACAGGAACTGGTGTACCTGATGCTTGAGGTTGATCTAAACCTGAATGTGGAATACTTGTATAGGTTGTTCCATCATTACGAGTTAGGTTTCTAACTCGTCCATAACTAGATCCTTGATTTTCAAAAGGTAATTTGGCACCATTATCAAGTTCAAATACAGGAGCAGTTTGATGCGTAACAGGTTTACTTCCCCCCGTGACGCGATCCCACAAATTGCTCGCACCGCTCACAACCGCATTATAAGCATTCGTAAAGAACCCAGTGCTTTGAGTCGGATGCGTAGTTGTAGCGACTTGACTGTTGTTAGCCGCTTTGGCGTTACGATAATCGTTTACAAACTTTTCAAGACCACTTGTATCGTAACCGGCTGCTTTCAAACCGGCAATACTTGCATCCGTTTGAGCCGGGCTTTCCTTTCTCCAGTCTGCTTTGAATTCGGCAACATCAGTCGCACTGAGTTGACGACCTCCAGTCGGTTTTCCATCTGGATCAAAAGATCCCGATAACGCTAACGTCTGCCCCGGATCATGTGAAGACGGCGCTCCATGAGCGGGAGCGGGGCCATCGTCACCAAACCCGATCACTCCATGACTTCCGTCTCCTTCATTGCGTCTACCAGAAGTTGCCACACCAAATCCTTCGATCGCTTGAGCCCCTTGAGTTTGATTATTTCTCTCCTGAGCGGCCCTTGATTCTGCTTCTGTATCGGTCTGACTGGAATCCTCCGACATACCTCTGTTCATTGAATATTGAGAGATAAAGTCGGTGTTAGACGACAACCCTGTTTGAGAATTGTAGTTGAGAGCGTTCGTCCCTGCAACATTCAAGCTTGCTGTAAAACCGTCTCTTTGATTGTAGGAAAGTCCGCCGCTAAATTTACCGGGACCGTATTCTCTGGAGGAAATGTCTGCTCCAAAACCTGAATATTCTGATCTTGTAATGTTAGCTCCCGTGTCTCGCAAAACACCACCTTTCGAAGTGAGACCGACGCTTGCGCCCATTCCGTCTTGTCTGTTGTAACTCATTCCTAAGCTTAAACCCGTTTTCGGTTCCTTGCCCAAACCGTAATTTAATCCGACGTTACCCGAAATTCCGTCTCTTTCGGAATAACTGAGGCCCGCATTGATATTAGATGTCAGGAGCCAGGAGTCAGATTTCAGGCGGGAAGGGGAAGGCCTTCCCCTCGCTTCATACCGAGCTTGCTGCTTCTCTAATTTAGAAATATTTAATCGTTTATTCAAGCTCGGTATTACGCTTCCCCTTCGCCGGGCTACTGCTTTGTGTTTCATCCCCGGAGCCCTATCTCGCGATCCGTAGAGAGTGAGATTGAGTTCTTTCTCTCCCGACTCATAGGGAGAGCTTCTCTGCGTTAGGGCGTTTTACTGAGTTTAGGAAAATAGTATATTTCCGTTTTAGAATCCGCATGGAAAGTTCGGTGGCTCTGGGAGTCATTTGCTCGAACAAGATTGCAAAACTTTGTGATTTGTGTCAATTATTATATCACTGATAAATAACAAAAATTAGACGATCATTCAAAAAAGATTCAATTTGTGATGTATATATAACGATACATTCACAGGAGGAGCGGGCGACTCAACATAATTTCACGTCCGACTTCATCTATTTCCGCTGGTATCCGTATTTAATCGAGGTTAATGGTTGTTTTATGAAATCTCTATTCTGCTCAATCTGGTGCTGATTCTTTATGTTATCAAAAAAATTGGAGCAGAATCAAAAAATTCCATTCAAATCTTATTTCTAAAATCACAACTCTCAGCTTACAAACGAAAACGAAAAAAATTCCATACAAAACCTTTCGAAAGATTGAAACTCGTCTTTCTTTCCTATCTCGATCCCAATTGGATCGAAAATCTAATTCTTGTTTCTCCACATACTCTTCTTGAATGGAGAAACAAAAAATTCAAAACATTCTGGGCTCTTCTTTCCCGTAGAAAGAAAACAGGAAGACCAAACATTCCTTGGAAAGTCATCAAACTCATTCGAAGAGTCGCTAAGGAAAACAAAATCTGGGGAGCTACAAAACTACACGGTCTTCTTCTAAAGCTCGACCATGATATTTGTGAAAGAACTGTTTCTAAGTATATTCCAAAACGTCCTCATAGCCCTAAAAAAACGTCTTTCTTGGAAAGAATTCTATTCTCTGCATGCCGATTCTATGGTTGTTTCCGATACTCTTTCCGTTTACTCTTCCAATTTCAAAAAGATCTTTCGCGTCGTTTTTTTTCTTCACGTCGGCTCTAGACAAATTCTTCATTTTGATATTCATACAAACCCGACTACAAATTGGATGCGAAAGGTTTTGAAGTTTGCCGTTCGTAAGCAAATTCAAGCAGGAAAAACCTTTCATTATTTTCTTTCCGACAACGATTCCATTTTTGGGAAACGCTTTACCAAATACTTGGAAAGAATCGGCATCAAACACAAAAAAACCTCTCTTCGCTCTCCTTGGCAGAACTGTTACGCGGAACGTTGGGTAAAGACATG
The nucleotide sequence above comes from Leptospira weilii. Encoded proteins:
- a CDS encoding M23 family metallopeptidase is translated as MKHKAVARRRGSVIPSLNKRLNISKLEKQQARYEARGRPSPSRLKSDSWLLTSNINAGLSYSERDGISGNVGLNYGLGKEPKTGLSLGMSYNRQDGMGASVGLTSKGGVLRDTGANITRSEYSGFGADISSREYGPGKFSGGLSYNQRDGFTASLNVAGTNALNYNSQTGLSSNTDFISQYSMNRGMSEDSSQTDTEAESRAAQERNNQTQGAQAIEGFGVATSGRRNEGDGSHGVIGFGDDGPAPAHGAPSSHDPGQTLALSGSFDPDGKPTGGRQLSATDVAEFKADWRKESPAQTDASIAGLKAAGYDTSGLEKFVNDYRNAKAANNSQVATTTHPTQSTGFFTNAYNAVVSGASNLWDRVTGGSKPVTHQTAPVFELDNGAKLPFENQGSSYGRVRNLTRNDGTTYTSIPHSGLDQPQASGTPVPVVADGRVIALSRNYENNQNGGGYGAFVLVQHNNGIFTLYGHNSNVFVKVGDSVTRGQVISNVGNSGNSFGAHMHYEVRTGFNVNPRAYISQTTHQNPATFNWNQWIQDHPE